One genomic segment of Gossypium arboreum isolate Shixiya-1 chromosome 3, ASM2569848v2, whole genome shotgun sequence includes these proteins:
- the LOC108480933 gene encoding probable calcium-binding protein CML27: protein MSATPTQKSSNVNQEELQKVFNQFDANRDGKISVTELRDVLKSMGSSITEEELKRVLEDIDTDKDGFINLSEFSSLFRSSSDEVTAALELRDAFDLYDQDKNGLISTSELHLVLNQLGMKCSVDDCVRMIKSVDSDGDGNVNFEEFQKMMSASLATNGKGSKA, encoded by the coding sequence ATGTCGGCAACTCCAACCCAGAAATCCTCCAACGTCAACCAGGAGGAACTCCAAAAAGTCTTCAACCAGTTCGACGCCAACAGGGACGGCAAGATCTCGGTGACGGAGCTCCGCGATGTGTTGAAATCAATGGGCTCCAGCATCACTGAGGAAGAACTCAAACGTGTCTTGGAAGACATCGACACCGACAAAGACGGCTTCATCAACCTCTCCGAGTTCTCCTCTCTCTTCCGGTCTTCATCCGATGAAGTCACCGCCGCCTTGGAGCTGCGCGACGCCTTCGATTTGTACGACCAGGACAAGAACGGCCTGATTTCGACGAGCGAGTTGCACCTGGTTCTGAATCAGCTAGGGATGAAGTGTTCGGTTGATGATTGTGTTAGGATGATCAAGTCCGTAGATTCAGACGGTGATGGCAATGTCAATTTCGAGGAGTTCCAGAAGATGATGAGTGCTTCCTTGGCGACTAATGGCAAAGGATCTAAGGCGTAG